The proteins below come from a single Miscanthus floridulus cultivar M001 chromosome 1, ASM1932011v1, whole genome shotgun sequence genomic window:
- the LOC136478188 gene encoding GATA transcription factor 4-like, translating to MASEWEMATGVDPGMGMGTYHHNASSITTAPMSSHHSGGACYSTAHHHHYYGMPPMGDTMSVDDLSTGAGAHEFFPTAATDKQGHHSGAMMGEPSPTANSSDHQTSSLLSFADEFYIPSEEVAELEWLSKFVDDSYSDMPNYSSAAHAAMAAAANAAGSGGGTSAGQDSCVTAAPGRGARSKRSSRATAAAWHSLVPRPPSQSSPSPSSCSLSSDFPSSNSNKPARPNGGSRGKKSPAGPGGEVGMDEGGVRRCTHCASEQTPQWRSGPLGPKTLCNACGVRFKSGRLMPEYRPAASPTFVLTEHSNSHRKVVELRRQKELILIRGTHRDAAAGSAGGPRPELMFRDYGGVC from the exons ATGGCGTCGGAGTGGGAAATGGCCACGGGAGTGGATCCCGGCATGGGAATGGGCACATACCACCACAACGCCTCCAGCATCACCACGGCGCCGATGAGCAGTCACCACAGCGGCGGCGCCTGCTACTCCACGGCGCACCACCACCATTACTACGGGATGCCGCCCATGGGCGACACCATGAGCGTGGACGACCTCTCCACCGGCGCTGGCGCCCACGAGTTCTTCCCCACCGCGGCCACTGACAAGCAGGGACACCACTCGGGGGCCATGATGGGTGAACCATCACCCACCGCCAACTCGTCGGATCACCAGACGTCGTCGCTCCTCTCCTTCGCCGATGAGTTCTACATACCC AGCGAGGAAGTTGCCGAGCTGGAGTGGCTATCCAAGTTCGTGGACGACTCCTACTCGGACATGCCGAATTACTCGTCGGCCGCGCATGCCGCAATGGCAGCGGCTGCTAACGCGGCAGGCAGTGGAGGAGGCACCTCGGCCGGTCAAGACAGCTGCGTCACAGCGGCGCCTGGCCGCGGCGCGCGTAGCAAGCGGTCGTCCCGCGCGACCGCCGCGGCGTGGCACTCCCTCGTGCCGCGCCCACCATCGCAGTCATCTCCATCACCATCGTCCTGCTCGTTGTCTTCGGACTTCCCGTCGTCGAACTCGAACAAGCCGGCACGCCCGAACGGCGGCAGCCGCGGCAAGAAGAGCCCGGCGGGGCCCGGCGGGGAGGTGGGCATGGACGAGGGCGGCGTGCGCCGGTGCACGCACTGCGCGTCGGAGCAGACGCCGCAGTGGCGGTCGGGGCCGCTGGGCCCCAAGACCCTGTGCAACGCGTGCGGCGTGCGGTTCAAGTCCGGGCGGCTGATGCCTGAGTACCGGCCGGCGGCCAGCCCCACCTTCGTGCTCACGGAGCACTCCAACTCGCACCGCAAGGTCGTGGAGCTGCGCCGCCAGAAAGAGCTCATCCTCATCCGCGGAACCCACCGTGACGCCGCCGCAGGATCCGCCGGCGGGCCGAGGCCGGAGCTCATGTTCCGTGACTACGGCGGCGTGTGTTAG